From one Triticum urartu cultivar G1812 chromosome 3, Tu2.1, whole genome shotgun sequence genomic stretch:
- the LOC125545306 gene encoding putative ataxin-3 homolog produces MDAAGAGASNGGLLYHEVQEGKLCAVHCVNTALQGPFFSEFDLAALAADLDQRERQVMLQGAQGAATVAAGDFLAEGEGSHNVSLGGDFSIQVLQKALEVWDLQVLPLDSPAAGSSLFDPELEIAFICHLQDHWFCIRKVNEEWYNFNSLYPAPEHLSKFYLSAFIDTLKGAGWSIFAVRGNFPKECPMATEGSNGFGQWLTPEDARKITASCNQVPAPTHQGAVSQLGGQSAGMSEMDIIAAQQEEADLNAAIAASLMDAGGPFGSHSAPQEESRPRPSYVVEQGANVTTSVAVGEDSYVVEQGANEAEASEPGSDTIEGSAPGSYPRERSPPSERR; encoded by the exons ATGGacgccgccggcgccggcgcgaGCAACGGGGGGCTGCTGTACCACGAGGTGCAGGAGGGGAAGCTGTGCGCCGTGCACTGCGTCAACACCGCCCTGCAGGGGCCCTTCTTCTCCGAGTTCGACCTCGCCGCGCTCGCCGCCGACCTCGACCAGCGCGAGCGCCAGGTCATGCTGCAGGGCGCGCAGGGCGCCGCCACCGTCGCCGCGGGGGACTTCCTCGCCGAGGGCGAGGGCTCCCACAACGTctccctcggcggcgacttcAGCATCCAG GTTCTGCAGAAGGCACTGGAAGTCTGGGACCTCCAAGTTCTTCCCCTTGACTCCCCAGCAGCTGGGTCGTCCCTATTTGACCCAGAGCTAGAAATTGCTTTCATTTGCCACCTTCAGGACCACTGGTTCTGCATCAGGAAGGTGAATGAGGAGTGGTATAACTTCAACAGTCTCTACCCTGCTCCTGAGCATCTGTCAAAGTTCTACCTCTCAGCTTTCATTGACACCCTGAAGGGGGCAGGCTGGAGCATTTTTGCTGTTAGGGGCAATTTCCCTAAAGAGTGTCCCATGGCGACAGAAGGCTCCAATGGTTTCGGGCAGTGGCTGACTCCTGAAGATGCCCGCAAGATAACAGCCTCTTGTAACCAGGTTCCAGCACCCACTCATCAGGGAGCAGTCTCTCAGCTCGGTGGTCAGTCAGCAGGCATGAGTGAAATGGACATCATCGCAGCACAGCAGGAAGAAGCTGACCTGAACGCCGCTATAGCTGCCAGCCTGATGGACGCTGGGGGTCCATTTGGCAGCCACAGTGCACCTCAAGAAGAATCCAGGCCCCGGCCTAGCTATGTGGTGGAGCAAGGAGCTAATGTAACTACCTCTGTCGCAGTGGGCGAAGATAGCTATGTGGTGGAACAAGGAGCTAATGAAGCTGAAGCAAGTGAGCCCGGCAGCGATACCATAGAGGGGTCCGCCCCAGGCAGCTACCCGAGGGAGAGGTCTCCCCCTTCGGAGAGAAGATAG